Proteins co-encoded in one Pogoniulus pusillus isolate bPogPus1 chromosome 15, bPogPus1.pri, whole genome shotgun sequence genomic window:
- the RESF1 gene encoding retroelement silencing factor 1: MDWNVRPLQNAVAKNPQSQDGCYSHLLSNAHTFPERNSYSSANACTYPGNNQTMYVPTSNTAFSLVNVGGFKTSDQALPGTSVSGNDYDVFISKHSADRPRQSYVPIAPKPPKWTSHLQAEITQTSWPASNAYMYSHRNLPPLSSQSSTGSNVRSVHQDPQYATTNGYAGWPQIPQPNSMRTTSLYQSTIHSQSTSASLGMSGQLVQNQTYHPNAQFQVLHSLNQNTEANVQRAQYQPSPVGSEAPSGCSAPSLLPANCDSRAAAQSSIEVSHAVQSVPSRYTFSQQRYSSDQKNVSGFNSVQQQFQKQLSGGVGQSVGTVCKSSGSVTASHPLSEMSVPSPDIYKELYSILNKMETLSSVAASKQLSDPASGQESLKTESVNSQISSAGVEGRTNAGDRLAWESQKLLAMKKRSFLLEKMDHFRRRLLAASEYDEGTLPAPPSYQDTVSHHLCAPNQNVLASSETVRIGSPKSNSLSEERRDKNVVTVDNRRLEVTQSNHWGEQGSLSSTAAPVPSQSKRPAPLKNPESTPVSAQRGADAVASSETVTSLNNASSFSQVSSSIKTASKNVPSYPENSSFLQFVLSSTNILKEKTAGATADKILTNLLCNEKTLVDTSASDGNLLKDTNKKNTGSLKGEQAFVVHTNGPVSETTGSGEAEFQSNVAQKKKTLTENTSFKQNSHSVEEVTVCLGLWKKGPSEAAKVQKSQSNESPAANRVSLYNQNTKNREQNVGLVNRNTDEAVLPVAAASAGQKLDTLGCNLIKSIELQVAVVSPLVLAKKRTWSEQADKCPTSAAKTYPVIDLESTCSLQEEGENDVSVVNADKETVEIVDLSPSDCVLVEKEDSDLQQTKLADGNTLQKNSVSANDSRDENRKKRSQPAQDTSENLQQGLQNKPSLPEFGPNFSSQIFQEGVRGNKDKQALLETEDTSTVVNAEQMLCISSVCSLVEGDRFYNPQIASIFRSDSETQALNGSSSEENASEPRQKKQRLDLYKNKLSNNTPQRETLLQKMLGESSSCTSKARTNWNGTTISHLEKENSGSLTEKVSATEEKILPNLSIKHPENDLEIPASVNQQSAQNSPDSSISVTAETDLSTVPRDISKQNDVLSKQSDMPSKNSTEKEVIFCDAEPLKCLNNQLSELMHWFPYGIESANLRPKEPVRNNSVTGWVETQPQKETQTCDKNTPLKDPVDEIKIKVLSSDQIQELFPEHNRCSSDDSRRTASQQSEKVSAEEENAEGSVHPGQSLCESEKKTPKTPNPIKEEKDHSSVSLSVPCKIPQDPCKLGISDSEKNDDQLSKAEHTSCTESQLNDSKSDDLVKNECAVEKLHVSERVPNSISTNEEDISKCTSVMCENAELKASNECKEHVTQQERIGPPNSSENQDADESKSSNLKEELQISGGNPLLDKELCSDKKEEEVFKPELFAKDETKPDLAMKSEPDIHECTKSETVEIKHAEVDQGQKINTCEKYSGEGQDCRKQKEILDQDVEINIRSNANLTEVNHKNSNSYGTDAINFPNCSTVDFKSRNPKYLHHKSVKVHPSQEQSYKRKRNGNVIGKRDPKKIKVEEARLKHLEAKNSKHFSHPCMINTDKAKKLNREKGCKRKSSLADRSLLKLHKKGPQSSTVSKSYFSSKDKCLDIQNQDNCSEKMFPDKNLLYLNRRNNRLKLHVQKEPKIQYLNRVAFKRTSQERIYLTKLETSPVRHVRHAKPRASKNNTEAKRDTSVSEVKAHRLDVLEFKLCPEILFRNPAADEEISAANNSVEREKTVVAGVKSKKEDWLKCDAVKQKKLEGIFTDEDCIPLDTAIKLLDGDGEALHIPVKDSKEVFQTYRKMYLEKKTQKP, from the exons atgGACTGGAATGTAAGACCACTCCAGAATGCTGTTGCGAAGAACCCCCAAAGTCAAGATGGATGTTACTCTCATTTGCTTTCTAATGCACATACTTTTCCTGAGAGAAATTCCTATTCCTCTGCTAATGCATGCACTTATCCTGGGAATAACCAAACGATGTATGTGCCAACTAGcaatactgccttcagtcttGTAAATGTTGGAGGATTCAAAACTTCAGATCAGGCCTTACCAGGAACATCTGTATCTGGTAATGATTATGATGTTTTTATCTCAAAGCACTCAGCCGATCGACCTCGACAGTCCTATGTACCAATAGCTCCAAAACCTCCCAAATGGACATCACATTTGCAAGCAGAGATAACTCAGACTTCTTGGCCAGCATCTAATGCCTACATGTATTCTCATAGAAATTTACCTCCGTTGTCTTCTCAAAGCAGCACTGGAAGTAACGTGAGGAGCGTACATCAAGATCCTCAGTATGCTACCACCAATGGTTACGCTGGGTGGCCGCAAATACCACAGCCTAATTCAATGAGAACTACATCATTATATCAAAGTACCATTCATTCCCAGAGTACTTCTGCATCTCTTGGTATGTCTGGGCAACTTGTCCAAAACCAGACATATCATCCTAATGCTCAGTTTCAAGTTTTACACTCACTGAATCAAAATACTGAAGCAAATGTACAGCGGGCACAATATCAGCCAAGCCCAGTGGGATCAGAAGCTCCTAGTGGATGTTCGGCACCATCTCTGTTGCCTGCCAACTGTGattccagagctgcagcacagtctTCAATAGAGGTATCACATGCAGTTCAAAGTGTGCCTAGTAGATACACTTTTAGCCAACAGAGGTACTCATCAGATCAAAAAAATGTGTCTGGTTTTAATAGTGTTCAGCAACAATTTCAGAAACAACTGTCTGGAGGAGTCGGTCAATCAGTTGGGACTGTCTGTAAATCAAGTGGAAGTGTGACTGCAAGTCATCCTCTTAGTGAAATGTCAGTGCCATCTCCTGACATTTACAAAGAACTGTATAGTATTCTAAACAAAATGGAAACTCTTTcttcagtggctgcttcaaagcaactgagtgatcctgcttcaGGTCAAGAAAGTTTGAAGACCGAGTCTGTTAATTCTCAAATTTCTTCAGCGGGAGTAGAAGGCAGAACAAATGCAGGAGACAGACTAGCTTGGGAATCTCAAAAGCTGCTTGCTATGAAAAAAAGAAGCTTCCTGCTTGAAAAGATGGATCATTTTAGAAGAAGACTCTTAGCAGCTTCAGAATATGATGAAGGTACTCTCCCCGCTCCTCCAAGTTACCAAGATACTGTCTCTCATCATCTGTGTGCACCCAACCAAAATGTACTAGCTTCATCTGAAACAGTGAGGATAGGTAGTCCAAAAAGTAATTCTTTATCTGAAGAAAGAAGGGACAAAAACGTAGTCACTGTTGACAACAGAAGATTAGAGGTGACTCAAAGTAACCattggggggagcagggaagccTTTCATCAACCGCTGCTCCTGTTCCCTCTCAGAGCAAACGCCCTGCTCCATTAAAGAATCCTGAGAGCACTCCTGTCTCAGCACAAAGGGGTGCAGATgccgtggcctcctctgaaactGTGACATCCTTGAATAATGCTTCATCTTTTAGTCAAGTGAGTAGCTCTATTAAAACTGCGTCAAAGAATGTGCCATCATACCCTGAGAACTCATCCTTTCTTCAGTTTGTACTGAGCAGCACGAATATATTGAAAGAGAAGACAGCTGGTGCTACCGCTGATAAAATACTGACCAATCTCTTGTGTAATGAAAAAACACTTGTAGACACATCTGCTTCAGATGGAAACTTACTAAAGGACACTAACAAGAAAAACACAGGAAGTTTGAAAGGTGAGCAGGCATTTGTGGTTCACACAAACGGTCCTGTATCAGAAACAACCGGTTCTGGTGAAGCTGAATTTCAGAGTAATGtagctcagaaaaaaaagacGCTTACTGAAAATACATCTTTTAAACAGAACAGTCATAGTGTGGAAGAGGTAACTGTATGCCTGGGCTTGTGGAAAAAGGGTCCTTCAGAAGCTGCAAAGGTCCAAAAAAGCCAATCAAACGAAAGCCCCGCAGCAAATCGGGTTTCACTTTataaccaaaacacaaaaaataGAGAACAAAATGTTGGTTTGGTTAATAGAAATACAGATGAAGCAGTTTTGCCTgtagcagctgcttctgcaggacaAAAACTCGATACATTGGGTTGTAATTTGATAAAAAGTATTGAACTTCAGGTTGCAGTTGTCTCTCCTTTAGTACTTGCTAAAAAGAGAACGTGGAGCGAGCAGGCGGACAAATGCCCAACATCTGCAGCTAAAACCTATCCAGTAATTGACTTGGAGAGCACATGTAGCTTgcaagaagagggggaaaatgaTGTAAGTGTGGTAAATGCTGATAAAGAAACAGTAGAAATTGTTGACTTGTCACCTAGTGATTGTGTTCTAGTAGAGAAAGAGGACTCAGATCTGCAGCAGACCAAGTTAGCTGATGGAAACACGTTGCAGAAAAACAGCGTGAGCGCAAATGATTCACGTGATGAAAACCGAAAGAAACGTAGTCAACCTGCACAAGATACCAGTGAAAATCTGCAGCAGGGATTACAAaacaagccttctcttcctgaaTTTGGCCCAAATTTTTCTAGTCAAATCTTTCAAGAAGGTGTAAGAGGCAATAAAGACAAACAAGCTTTGTTAGAGACAGAAGATACATCCACAGTTGTGAATGCAGAACAGATGCTTTGTATTTCTAGTGTGTGTTCTCTTGTTGAAGGTGATAGGTTTTATAATCCACAAATAGCAAGTATCTTCAGGTCAGATTCTGAGACACAGGCATTAAATGGTAGCTCATCAGAAGAAAATGCATCTGAACCAAGGCAAAAGAAACAACGGCTGGACTTGTATAAAAATAAGCTGAGTAATAACACTCCCCAAAGAGAGACCTTGTTGCAAAAGATGCTGGGAGAATCATCAAGCTGCACTAGTAAAGCACGTACGAATTGGAATGGTACCACAATCAGTCActtggagaaagaaaacagtggtagTCTTACTGAAAAGGTTTCTGCCACAGAAGAGAAAATATTACCCAATTTATCTATCAAGCATCCTGAAAATGACCTGGAAATTCCTGCTAGTGTGAACCAGCAGTCGGCTCAAAATTCACCAGATTCATCAATCAGTGTGACTGCTGAAACAGACTTGTCAACTGTTCCAAGAGATATTAGTAAACAAAACGATGTGCTCAGTAAACAAAGTGACATGCCCAGTAAAAATAGCACAGAAAAAGAGGTAATCTTTTGTGATGCAGAACCTCTAAAATGTCTAAACAATCAGTTGTCTGAACTGATGCATTGGTTTCCATATGGCATTGAAAGTGCTAATTTGCGACCAAAAGAACCAGTACggaacaattctgtgactggCTGGGTAGAGACTCAACCTCAGAAGGAGACTCAAACTTGTGATAAAAATACTCCTTTGAAGGACCCAGTAGATGAGATCAAAATCAAAGTGTTAAGCTCTGATCAGATACAAGAACTGTTTCCTGAACACAACCGGTGTTCCTCTGATGACAGCAGGAGAACAGCAAGTCAACAGTCAGAAAAGGTGTCAGCTGAGGAGGAAAACGCTGAAGGCAGTGTTCATCCTGGTCAGAGTCTGTgtgagagtgaaaaaaaaacaccaaaaactcCCAACCCcataaaagaggaaaaggatcaTTCTTCAGTGAGTTTATCTGTACCATGTAAAATACCACAGGACCCCTGTAAACTTGGAATATCCGATTCAGAAAAAAATGATGATCAGCTTTCAAAAGCTGAACATACTAGCTGTACAGAGAGCCAGTTGAACGACAGTAAATCTGATGATCTAGTGAAAAACGAATGTGCAGTTGAAAAACTTCACGTTTCTGAAAGGGTCCCAAACAGCATTAGCACAAATGAAGAAGATATTTCTAAATGTACCTCTGTAATGTGTGAAAATGCTGAGCTAAAGGCGAGTAATGAATGCAAAGAGCATGTAACACAACAGGAAAGAATTGGGCCACCTAATTCCTCTGAAAACCAGGATGCTGATGAATCTAAAAGCAGCAACTTGAAGGAAGAACTACAGATCAGTGGAGGAAATCCATTGTTAGACAAAGAACTTTGTTCTGacaaaaaggaagaggaagtttTCAAACCAGAGTTGTTTGCAAAAGATGAAACCAAACCAGATTTGGCCATGAAATCCGAGCCAGACATCCATGAATGTACGAAGTCAGAAACTGTTGAAATTAAGCATGCTGAAGTTGATCAAGGACAAAAAATTAACACTTGTGAAAAGTACTCAGGTGAAGGACAAGACTGTAGGAAGCAAAAGGAGATACTTGATCAAGATGTAGAAATTAACATCAGAAGTAATGCCAACTTAACAGAGGTAAACCATAAAAACTCTAATAGTTATGGTACTGATGCTATAAACTTCCCAAATTGTAGCACTGTAGACTTTAAGTCAAGGAACCCCAAATATTTGCATCATAAATCTGTGAAAGTTCATCCTTCACAAGAACAGTCATACAAACGGAAGAGGAACGGAAATGTGATTGGCAAGAGAGACCCTAAGAAAATAAAGGTGGAAGAAGCAAGACTGAAACATCTGGAAGCAAAAAATTCCAAGCATTTTTCACACCCTTGCATGATAAATACTGACAAAGCTAAAAAGCTGAACAGAGAAAAAGGCTGCAAAAGGAAGAGTTCATTAGCAGATCGCTCTCTGCTTAAACTGCATAAAAAAGGGCCTCAATCTTCTACCGTCTCTAAAAGCTACTTCTCTAGCAAAGACAAATGTCTTGATATTCAAAACCAAGACAACTGCTCTGAGAAAATGTTTCCTGATAAAAACCTGCTATACTTAAATAGAAGAAACAACAGATTAAAATTGCATGTTCAAAAGGAACCAAAAATACAGTACCTGAACAGAGTTGCATTTAAACGCACATCCCAGGAACGCATATATCTGACAAAACTAGAGACATCACCTGTCAGACATGTCCGGCATGCAAAGCCCAGAGCATCCAAGAACAACACAGAGGCAAAACGAGACACTTCTGTCTCAGAAGTTAAAGCACACAGACTGGATGTGCTAGAATTCAAGCTGTGTCCAGAGATACTGTTCAGAAATCCAGCTGCTGATGAAGAAATCTCAGCTGCAAATAATTCCgtggaaagagagaaaactgTTGTGGCAG GTGTCAAGAGTAAAAAAGAAGATTGGTTAAAATGTGATGCAGTGAAGCAAAAAAAGCTGGAAGGAATCTTTACAG ATGAGGACTGTATTCCACTTGATACAGCTATAAAGCTTCTGGATGGAGATGGTGAGGCCCTTCACATTCCAGTGAAAGACTCAAAAGAGGTGTTTCAGACCTACCGGAAAATGTATCTGGAAAAAAAGACTCAAAAGCCTTGA